The region GTCGGTGACCGTCCCGTCGGTGGCCACGATGCTCGCCTGCTGCCGTTCGAGTCCGCCGCCGTACACCCAGACACCGGCAGTCACGGCCTCCTGGGTCACCGCGTGCGCGGCCTTGCCCACGTCGGGGAAATCCTCGGCGGGGATGTGGTCCATCGCGCCGTCGTTGAACGAGATCAGGTACCGCGCCATCGCGTGCCTCCTCTGTCGTGGCGGCATCCTCCGGCCGCCTTCCGTCTGGTCTACGAACGACTCGTCGCGGATTCGACGGTATGCCAGCGGACTTCCCACCCGGGTCTCCCCCGGCCTGGTCGATCAGCCGGTGTACTTGCCGTTGCGGGTGTCCCCTGACGTCCCGTCGTAGTGCACCTTGCGGTAGCGGTGCACCGAGCCCTTCTTGACGGCCTGCCAGTGGAGGTACGCCACCTCGTAGTCGTGGTGCTTGTAGTAGTCACCGAACGACTTGTAGTAGATCCGGTGTCGGGCGTACCCGCCACAGTTGGCGAGGTAGCTGTAGGAGTACATCTTCATCCCGCCGAAGTCGGACGCGTAGTACGTCTTCGCCGGGTGCCACACCGACGACGGATTCGGGTATCCGGGCAACTCGGCCCAGTTGTACGAGTTCCAGTACAGGTCCCAGCAGGTCATCGTCGCCGCTGTGGACATTCCACTCGACGTCGGCGCGACCAGATCGTCGGCGACGACCGGGGACGCCACGATGGTCCGGTAGGCCAGCTCCGGTGGGGTCGGCGTGCCGGCCGGCGGTTCCGACAGCAGCACGCGGGGCACCGGCACGGACCTGGGCGTGATGGTCAGGTAGGTCTGCAACATGCTCTGCTTGTCGTCGTACGTCAGGGGCGCGTTGCGGCCCATCTCGCCGTCCTGACGAAGGCCCCAGTCGCCGGACAGCTCGTCGCGGGAGAACACCACCCGCACACCGTTGCGGTAGCCCAACCGCGCCAGCTCGACGTCGCGGTCCACGGGCTCCTCGTCGTACACCCCTGGGCCCGCCCCGGCGGCGGCGCTGACCGGCGTGGCGTTCCACGCGGTCAGCGTCGGCAGGACGACCAGCACCGCGAGCAGTGCGCGTCCCGACAGCACTCTTGCCATCACAACTCCTCACCCGATCGATTGCGAGGCGCGGACCCGGACGGTTCGCGCCTCGGTGTGTCCGGGACATCCTTCGAGGCGAGGTTCAGAGCGTCGTCAAGGTGGCGTCAAATACGCCGTGTTTCGGTGTCGCAACGGCGACGCTCCCGTATGCGTGGCCGTCCGCACGGCGCCCAATGAAACGATGAGCGCCCCGACGGATCGCGAGTGGAGCCGACGGTGGACCGTCGTGGTGGCCGCAGCCGGGTACGGCAAGACCTTCGCCGTGCGACGCTG is a window of Micromonospora sp. WMMD961 DNA encoding:
- a CDS encoding YciI family protein, giving the protein MARYLISFNDGAMDHIPAEDFPDVGKAAHAVTQEAVTAGVWVYGGGLERQQASIVATDGTVTDGPFPETREVIGGLTVIDVPTREEALEWAAKIAVACRCAQEVRELMPDPETDAMLREAASRG